A part of Mycolicibacterium sp. TUM20985 genomic DNA contains:
- a CDS encoding TIGR02611 family protein has translation MSKFADTKRRWARWRDRLRERRTADLTYRIVVGVVGLAVLGLGILAIPYPGPGWAIVFVGLAILATEFEWAHRLLKYTRQRYDRFMEWFKAQGLWVKVLGFMLTAAVVAATLWLLGALSFAAGLIGVEQPWLKSPIGLGS, from the coding sequence ATGAGCAAGTTCGCCGATACCAAGCGCCGATGGGCGCGATGGCGCGACCGACTGCGGGAACGACGAACGGCGGACCTCACCTATCGCATCGTCGTCGGTGTCGTCGGCCTGGCCGTGCTCGGTCTCGGCATCCTGGCAATTCCCTACCCGGGTCCGGGATGGGCCATCGTCTTCGTCGGCCTGGCGATCCTGGCAACCGAGTTCGAGTGGGCGCACCGACTCCTCAAGTACACGCGGCAGCGCTACGACCGGTTCATGGAGTGGTTCAAGGCGCAGGGCCTGTGGGTGAAGGTCCTCGGCTTCATGCTGACCGCCGCGGTGGTCGCGGCGACTCTGTGGTTGCTGGGGGCGCTCAGCTTCGCCGCGGGCCTGATCGGTGTCGAGCAGCCCTGGTTGAAGAGTCCCATCGGCCTGGGTTCGTGA